Within Deltaproteobacteria bacterium, the genomic segment GAGCATAGCACTCCGTCGTGATACGCTCATTCCAGTTGGGATAAGGCTTTGCCGAGGCTTCCACTTCGATTTCTCCCGACCAGGGATTCTCGCGGGGAGGTTGATAGAAATGGCCATGGATGCAAATAAATCGCTTCATAAATTCCTCCATAACTGCTCAGGTAGCCCTTCCAATTGCTGCGGAACTCGCAACTATTTGAAGGTGACGAAAATAAAAATTGTGTCACCCCCGAGACATCGGGGGCCCATTTGTATTTTTTCTCAAGGATTGCTCGGCAGTCCTCGCAATTTCCAGGGCTACCTGAGCAGTTGCATTTCTCTTTAAAAATAAACATCCCAAAGGAGGAAGCGTGAGGGAAAGTAGAAGGGATTCTGTTTTTACCTCTCCCAGATTTCCCAGCCCACTTCCCCCATATTCTTGGGCATCGCTATTGAGTAACTCTCTCCAACATCCATTTTTTGGGACTCTCAGCGGATAATGAAAACGAGGCAGCGGAGTAAAATTAAAAATGGCCAAAATAGAATCTGCCGGATTTTGGGTCTTTCGGATAAAGCTCAAAACACTTTGTTCCGCATCGTCACACTCCATCCATTCAAAACCTTGCGAGTCGCAATCGAACTCGTGCAGGGCCTTCTCTGCGCGATAGAGCCGATTCAAATCCTGCACCCAGCGCTGAATTCCCTGATGGGGAAGCTCCTGCAGTAATTGCCATTGCAGGGCCTCGTCGTGATTCCATTCTTTGCCTTGACCGAATTCTCCGCCCATAAACAAAAGTTTCTTTCCGGGTTGCGCATACTGATAGGCAAGCAGCAGGCGCAGGTTGGCCAATTTCTGCCAGGCATTGCCGGGCATTTTCGAAAGGAGTGAGCCTTTGCCATACACTACTTCATCGTGAGAGAGCGGCAGACAAAAACTTTCCTGATGGGCATAGAGCAGACGAAAAGTAAGATCTTGATGATGGTATCTGCGATGGACGGGATCTTTCGATAGATAGCAAAGTGTATCATGCATCCAGCCCATGTCCCATTTGAGCCCGAAGCCCAAGCCCCCCAAATGAGTCGGACGAGATACCCCTGGCCAGGAGTTGGACTCCTCCGCAAACATCTGCACCTCCGGGTAAAAACGATAGACCACTTCGTTTAAACTTCGCAAAAAAGAAACCGCCTCCAGATTTTCATTGCTTCCATGAACATTCGGAATCCATTCACCCTCCTTTCGGGAATAATCGAGATGCAGCATCGAGGCCACCGCATCCACCCGCAGGCCGTCGACATGATATTGGTCAAACCAGAATAGGGCAGAGTTGATCAAAAAACTCTTCACCTCGTTTCGACCATAATTAAAAATGCAGCTCTTCCAATCGGGATGAAACCCTTGTCGTGGATCTTCGTGTTCAAAAAGGGCAGTGCCGTCAAAAAAAGCAAGGCCATGCTCATCGTTCGGAAAATGGGAAGGCACCCAATCTAAAATTACCCCGATGTCATTCTGGTGCAGGGTATCGATCAGAAACATAAAATCCTGGGGCGAACCATAACGGCTGGTCGGCGCAAAATAAGAAGTGGTCTGATATCCCCAGGAGCCGTAAAAAGGATGTTCCATCAGCGGCAGAAATTCCACATGAGTAAACCCCATCTTTTTTACATAGGCAGTCAAGTGGGTGGCCAGCTCGCGGTAACTTAAAAATTGATTTTCTGCCTTTCTTTTCCAGGAACCCAAATGCACTTCATAAATGGAGAGGGGTGCCTGAAGGGAATTTTTCTCAGCCCGATTTTTCATCCAGACTTGATCCTTCCAGCAATAATCCAGATTCCAGATCTTTGAAGCCGTTCGGGGAGCAAGTTCAGCGGCAAAGGCAAAAGGGTCGGCCTTTTCCGCCTGATAGTGATTGTGACTGGAATAAACGGCATACTTATAAAGTGTGCCCTCTTTTAAATGAGGGACAAAAACACTCCAGAGACCTGACTGTTCCAAAGACTGCAAAGGACATCGTCTCGAATCCCAGCCATTAAAATCCCCGATCAGGAAGACGCGTTCTGCATTGGGCGCCCAGACGGCAAAATGAATCCCTTCCACACCCTCTTGAAGCAGCGGGTGACTCCCCAATTTTTCGTAGAGATGAAAGTGCGTGCCTTTGTTAAAAAGAGAAAGGTCTTCTGGAGTGATGAAGTTGTCTTTATTCATAGACCAACTCCAAATGATTTCTCAGCCCGTTGACTTCCCAAAGCAAGGCAAGCAACTCGGGCAGTTGAAAAAACTCTTCCATCGAATAGCGCATCTTTCGAGACCAATTGCGGGCATCCCTTGTGCCCGGACTATTTTGTGCTTCCTGCTCCAGCCAAAGATCTTCCAGATTAATTAAAAGCATCGCCGCAGAACTTTCACTCAAATAGGACAAATACTTCAAGAGCGCTTCCTGGGCATTTCCTCGATCTTTCCAAAATAAGGCAAAGGGACGCATGTCATAGGTATTCAGGCTGGCCACCGAATCCGAGGGAACAGCGGCAGGCTCATCTTTTTCTTGGAATTCGCCTTGCAGTACATAAGATCTGAAAATCCCCCGCTGTTTCATCATGGGCCTTAACTCCGCGGGCACAGTGCCCAAATCTTCCCCTACCAAAAGAGTTTGGGTACGATGAGATTCCAGACATAAAATTGCATACAATTCCTCAGTGGGATAAGACACATAACAACCCTCTGTGGCGGGAAAACCATGAGGGATATAATAAAGCCGATGCAGTCCCATCACATGATCGATACGCAGCAGGCCGGCAACTTGCATGACCTGCCGCAGACTTTCTATAAAATAACGATAGCCTTGCTCCCGTATTTTTTGGGGGTGCAGAGGCGAAAAGCTCCAATTCTGACCTTGCGAAAAAAAGGCATCGGGAGGGGCCCCCACTGAAACCCCGCGTACAAAGCTTTCTTCTTCTCGCCAGGCATCATAACCCTGAGGATGAACCCCCAAGGGAAAATCGAGAAACAAATCCAGGCCCTTTTGACGCGCATTTTGAGCCAGCGCCTGCACCTGCTCCTGGGCCAGCCATTGCACATAAAGATGATACTGTTCGATTTCTTCCGGGTAATCCCCCTGCTGAACTCTTCCTTCCCTCAACTGAATGGGCCACTCCGTCCAAGAAGACTTTAATTTTTCGTGCAGGGCCCGAAATTGGGCATAGTCTTTCAGGCGAGGATGCAGTTTTAAATATTCCTGAAATTGATTTTGCCGGGCCGAAGTCTCTTTAAAAAAATAGCGCGCCAATTCTGCAAGCACTTTTTGTTTGAGAGACATCTGCGTCACATAATCCACTCGAGGACTGTTTCGAAAAACCTGGAGCTGGGTCTGAAATTCAGCAGAATTCAGGATCGCCTTTGCAGAGGCACATCTTTTAATTTCCGGAATTTTCTCCAGGTCGAGGTAAAACTCATTCCAGAAAAGTCGACTGACAGGAGAGTAAGGACTGACCGATAATGCATGATCGAAAAATGAAGCAAATAGCGGTAAAGTCGCGGCGTAAGAGCCTCCCAACGTTTGTACCCAATGGAGCAACTTTTCAAAATCCGAAAAAGTTCCTGCTCCGCTCCCCTCTTTGGAATGCAAGGCATACAGAGGCGCAAAGACGCCCCATGTTTTTTGTTCCAGATTTTTTTGAGGAATATAGGCCCGGGGAGGCGCTGAAATCAGCAACACTTCATGGCGTCTCAAAAGAGTTTCAAAAACCACACGATGATAGCCCCAGGAAAGATGAGTAAAGATTTTCAGCTGCTTCGAAAAATAAACTTTTCCTGCAAGACTCCCCTGTTCAAGGGTGGGCAGATCTTCGAAGCGAAATGACCAGGATCTTGTTTCACCCGTTTCCAAACTCAGATACACCTGGAGACAACTTGGAACTTCTTCTTTTGAGATGCGAAGTACACAACTCAAGGGACACTGAGTTTCTACTAAAATCACCGGCTCTGAAAACTGATTCCAGTACTGAAAGGGGGCTTCAAAAATGAGCCTCTCTGCCTCCTCAAAACGGGTCAAAGGGAGACCCAGAGAACGAAGCACTGAAAAAAGTGTTTCGGAAGACACTTCTCGAAGCTGTCCAAATCCATCTTCATACTCTGGAAAAATTCCATACAGCCGCGCCAAGTTCCTCAAATTCTGATGAAGCTCGTTATCCATCCGCCCATCCAATGGGATTTTTTTTTAAATAAACATGACTTTAATCATCTATAAATTATTCTTATTTTTCTAGGTTCCCCCAAAGGGGTGAGTGTGTATTCATGAATACCGTGGCCTATTTTTCGATGGAGATCGGACTTCGCTCAGAGATGCCCACTTACTGCGGGGGCTTGGGTGTACTGGCGGGAGACACTTTGCGTGCCGCTGCAGATCTTGGAATTCCAATGCTGGGGGTGACTTTGCTTCATCGTAAAGGTTATTTCAAACAAAGTTTCGATGCCCAGGGAAATCAAGTTAAAAAACCCTATGAATGGAATCCTGAAAATTTTTTGGAACAACTCCCCGTAAAAGCCACTCTTTCGCTTCAGGATCGAAGCATCACACTTTGCTGCTGGCGTTTTTTAATTCAGGGAGTCTCTGGGCATAGTATTCCTGTCTATCTTCTGGACACCCAGCTTGCCGAAAACAATGCCTTTGATCAAACACTCACGGATCATCTTTATGGAGAAGATGATTATTACCGCTTATGCCAGGAAGCCGTATTGGGTTTGGGGGGCATTGCCATGCTCCGTCTTCTTTCAGACAAGAGAAGCTATTCCTATCATATGAACGAAGGGCATTCGGCCCTACTCACCCTGGCGCTTCTGGAGGAAAAAATTCTGGAAAGAAAAACTGGGCAACTGAGCGACGAAGACAAGGAAGCCGTTCGCCAGCAGTGTGTCTTCACCACTCACACGCCAGTTCCTGCCGGACACGATCAATTCCCTTTGGAAATGGTAGAAAAAGTTTTAGGAAAAGAACACAGCTCCAAAATTTCTGAAACCCATTGTTGCCTCAACAGAACTTTGAACATGACTTATCTGGCTCTTTATTTTTCCCGTTACATTAATGGCGTAGCACTTCGACACGGCGAAATCTCCAGGGGGCTTTTTCCGCAGTATCCGATCAACTCCATTACCAACGGCATTCACTCGGGAACCTGGATTTCAAAGGCCTTTGCCCAGCTTTTTGACGCTCGTATTCCCGAATGGCGGCACGATAACATTTACCTTCGTCATGCCATCGACATTCCACTGAGGGACATTGAGCAGGCCCATCAGGACTCGAAAGATCTCTTGTTTACAGAAATCGAAAAAAGAAGTTCTGTACATTTGAATCCCCGCATATTCACGATTGGCTTCGCCAGGCGAGCCACCGCCTATAAAAGAGCGGACCTCTTGTTCACCGACCTGGAACGTCTTAAGAGAATTGCAATCCATATCGGCCCTTTTCAGATTCTCTACGCCGGCAAGGCTCATCCTCACGATGAAGGAGGAAAAGCGCTGATCCGAAAAATTTTCAAAATTA encodes:
- the malQ gene encoding 4-alpha-glucanotransferase; this encodes MDNELHQNLRNLARLYGIFPEYEDGFGQLREVSSETLFSVLRSLGLPLTRFEEAERLIFEAPFQYWNQFSEPVILVETQCPLSCVLRISKEEVPSCLQVYLSLETGETRSWSFRFEDLPTLEQGSLAGKVYFSKQLKIFTHLSWGYHRVVFETLLRRHEVLLISAPPRAYIPQKNLEQKTWGVFAPLYALHSKEGSGAGTFSDFEKLLHWVQTLGGSYAATLPLFASFFDHALSVSPYSPVSRLFWNEFYLDLEKIPEIKRCASAKAILNSAEFQTQLQVFRNSPRVDYVTQMSLKQKVLAELARYFFKETSARQNQFQEYLKLHPRLKDYAQFRALHEKLKSSWTEWPIQLREGRVQQGDYPEEIEQYHLYVQWLAQEQVQALAQNARQKGLDLFLDFPLGVHPQGYDAWREEESFVRGVSVGAPPDAFFSQGQNWSFSPLHPQKIREQGYRYFIESLRQVMQVAGLLRIDHVMGLHRLYYIPHGFPATEGCYVSYPTEELYAILCLESHRTQTLLVGEDLGTVPAELRPMMKQRGIFRSYVLQGEFQEKDEPAAVPSDSVASLNTYDMRPFALFWKDRGNAQEALLKYLSYLSESSAAMLLINLEDLWLEQEAQNSPGTRDARNWSRKMRYSMEEFFQLPELLALLWEVNGLRNHLELVYE
- the glgB gene encoding 1,4-alpha-glucan branching protein GlgB — protein: MNKDNFITPEDLSLFNKGTHFHLYEKLGSHPLLQEGVEGIHFAVWAPNAERVFLIGDFNGWDSRRCPLQSLEQSGLWSVFVPHLKEGTLYKYAVYSSHNHYQAEKADPFAFAAELAPRTASKIWNLDYCWKDQVWMKNRAEKNSLQAPLSIYEVHLGSWKRKAENQFLSYRELATHLTAYVKKMGFTHVEFLPLMEHPFYGSWGYQTTSYFAPTSRYGSPQDFMFLIDTLHQNDIGVILDWVPSHFPNDEHGLAFFDGTALFEHEDPRQGFHPDWKSCIFNYGRNEVKSFLINSALFWFDQYHVDGLRVDAVASMLHLDYSRKEGEWIPNVHGSNENLEAVSFLRSLNEVVYRFYPEVQMFAEESNSWPGVSRPTHLGGLGFGLKWDMGWMHDTLCYLSKDPVHRRYHHQDLTFRLLYAHQESFCLPLSHDEVVYGKGSLLSKMPGNAWQKLANLRLLLAYQYAQPGKKLLFMGGEFGQGKEWNHDEALQWQLLQELPHQGIQRWVQDLNRLYRAEKALHEFDCDSQGFEWMECDDAEQSVLSFIRKTQNPADSILAIFNFTPLPRFHYPLRVPKNGCWRELLNSDAQEYGGSGLGNLGEVKTESLLLSLTLPPLGCLFLKRNATAQVALEIARTAEQSLRKNTNGPPMSRG
- the glgP gene encoding alpha-glucan family phosphorylase gives rise to the protein MNTVAYFSMEIGLRSEMPTYCGGLGVLAGDTLRAAADLGIPMLGVTLLHRKGYFKQSFDAQGNQVKKPYEWNPENFLEQLPVKATLSLQDRSITLCCWRFLIQGVSGHSIPVYLLDTQLAENNAFDQTLTDHLYGEDDYYRLCQEAVLGLGGIAMLRLLSDKRSYSYHMNEGHSALLTLALLEEKILERKTGQLSDEDKEAVRQQCVFTTHTPVPAGHDQFPLEMVEKVLGKEHSSKISETHCCLNRTLNMTYLALYFSRYINGVALRHGEISRGLFPQYPINSITNGIHSGTWISKAFAQLFDARIPEWRHDNIYLRHAIDIPLRDIEQAHQDSKDLLFTEIEKRSSVHLNPRIFTIGFARRATAYKRADLLFTDLERLKRIAIHIGPFQILYAGKAHPHDEGGKALIRKIFKIKEDLKQIIPILYLEDYDMALAQKLCAGVDLWLNTPQKPHEASGTSGMKAALNGVPSLSVLDGWWIEGHVEGVTGWSIGESSEPENDAVKESDFLYDKLEQKILPLFYGHPQAYARVMRSAIALNASFFNTQRMVMQYMRNAYRLDDH